Genomic DNA from Chloroflexota bacterium:
GAACCCATGGTCCGGAGACGAGCGTCTCGGTGGCCCGCGCCAGCTACGTCGCGGGGTTTGAGGGCACGAGCAACGTGCTTGCGGGGGAGCGCTACGGCATCCCCATAGCCGGAACCATGGCGCATTCGTATATCGAGGCGTTTCCCAGCGAGCTGGAAGCCTTCCGTGCATACGCGCGTGCCTATCCGGACTCGGCGGTGCTCCTGCTCGACACCTATGACACGTTGCAGGGCGCACGCAATGCCGCGATCGTTGGCAGGGAGCTAGCAGCGCAGGGTCACCACTTGCGCGGCGTCCGCCTCGACTCCGGGGACCTGGCGGAGCTGAGTCGCCAGGTGCGCGCGATCCTCGACGAAGCAGACCTCACGAGCGCCATCGTCTTCGCCAGCGGCAATGTCGATGAGTATGCCATCGAACAAGCCCTCGAGGCCGGTGCGTGCATCGATGGATTCGGCGTCGGCACGCGAATGGGAGTGTCCGAGGATCGTCCGTACCTGGACATCGCGTACAAGCTCGTGAGCTATGATGGGCGGCCGACACTGAAGCTCTCCGCCGAAAAGGTGAGCCTTCCAGGCGCGAAGCAGGTGTGGCGGCGGCGCGATGGCGAGTGCTACCAGGGCGACGTCATCGGGCTCGTTGGGGAATCGGGACCGAGGAACGCAACGGCTCTATTGCGGGAAGTCATGACTGACGGACGCCGCACCGCCGATGCTGAGCCCCTCGACGAGATTCGCGCCCGATGCCGAGACGAGCTCGCGCGGCTGCCCGGCGAGTTCCGCGCGATTCGTCGGCCGGCGCGGTACCCCGTTCGCCAATCCGATGCGCTTCTCGACCTTCAGCGCGATACGACGGCGGGGCTGACCGCGACCACGTGAGGATTAGGGCCGATCGGCGGCGGTTTCAAGGGCCGCAGTCGTCGTCAGCCGAGCGCCCGCGGCCACCATGTCCGACAGCGCGCGCTCGCCATCGCCCGGCTGCAGCTCAACAGGGCGGATGGCATCGGTGAGGACGAATGTCTCGAACCCATTCGCGACGGCCTCGATGGCCGTCGCCCGAACGCAGTAGTCGGTTGCGAGCCCTGCGATGAAGACGCGCTTGACGCCGCGCGCTCGGAGCCGGTCGGCCAGATCGGTGCCGGCGAAGCCAGAGTACCCGTCGAGCTGTGGGTCTGTGCCCTTGTCCACGGTTTCCTGGATGCCGGCCCGGTCCAGGCGCCGGTGGAATTCAGCGCCCTCCGTCCCCTGGATGCAGTGATACGGCCACGGGCCGCCGAAGGACTGGAAGAACCGGTGCTCCCGGGGGTGCCAGTCCCTTGTGGCTAGAACGTGGCGGAACTTCCGCATCGCGGCGTTGATCGGGTCGAATATTTCGTCGCCGTGGGGGACAGCAAGGCTCCCCCCGGGACAGAAGTCGTTTTGCGGATCCACAATGATCAGGGCGTCGTCGTCCAGAATCTCGATGCGATCGAGCACGCGGCCCACCCCATCAGTGCTACTCGATTGTACCCTCGCACGCGCCGATGGGGGTCAGGGGATGCCGGCCGGCTCGTCGCGGCGGACCGGCCGGCCCGAGCCACGCGGTTGCGCGGCGGTCACGAGGTTGACGAGCGTGGGAACGCGGACCGCCGTCAGGGCCACCGCCAGCACGCAAACGCCCGCGCCGATGGCGAGGGAGGAGCGAATCCCGACCAGCTCGGCCAGCGCGCCCGCCTCGAAGGATCCGAGCGGG
This window encodes:
- a CDS encoding nicotinamidase, with amino-acid sequence MLDRIEILDDDALIIVDPQNDFCPGGSLAVPHGDEIFDPINAAMRKFRHVLATRDWHPREHRFFQSFGGPWPYHCIQGTEGAEFHRRLDRAGIQETVDKGTDPQLDGYSGFAGTDLADRLRARGVKRVFIAGLATDYCVRATAIEAVANGFETFVLTDAIRPVELQPGDGERALSDMVAAGARLTTTAALETAADRP
- a CDS encoding nicotinate phosphoribosyltransferase produces the protein MKHDAPASPLLVDLYELTMAQSYVDEGMDGDAVFSLFVRRLPPDRGYLIAAGLDDVLTYLEHYAFSPSDIAYLRSTGRFTDRLLQRLSGLRFTGSVRAMPEGTIVFADEPILEVRAPMIEGQLVESLIINTVQLQTMVATKAARCVSVSGGRQLVDFALRRTHGPETSVSVARASYVAGFEGTSNVLAGERYGIPIAGTMAHSYIEAFPSELEAFRAYARAYPDSAVLLLDTYDTLQGARNAAIVGRELAAQGHHLRGVRLDSGDLAELSRQVRAILDEADLTSAIVFASGNVDEYAIEQALEAGACIDGFGVGTRMGVSEDRPYLDIAYKLVSYDGRPTLKLSAEKVSLPGAKQVWRRRDGECYQGDVIGLVGESGPRNATALLREVMTDGRRTADAEPLDEIRARCRDELARLPGEFRAIRRPARYPVRQSDALLDLQRDTTAGLTATT